In Paraburkholderia phenazinium, the following are encoded in one genomic region:
- a CDS encoding type II toxin-antitoxin system RelE/ParE family toxin gives MITTFGNKATALLFSGSFVRSLPTQIQHMAFRKLVMIDTASSVEDLYTPPGNRLEALQGQRSGQWSIRINAQWRICFHFVGGEALNVEIVDYH, from the coding sequence ATGATCACAACATTTGGCAACAAGGCTACGGCACTCTTGTTTAGCGGCAGCTTCGTCCGGTCGCTGCCCACGCAGATCCAGCACATGGCGTTTCGCAAGCTGGTCATGATCGATACCGCGTCATCGGTCGAAGACCTGTACACGCCACCCGGCAATCGGCTGGAGGCGCTGCAAGGGCAACGCAGTGGGCAATGGAGCATCCGCATTAATGCGCAGTGGCGTATCTGCTTCCACTTCGTGGGCGGCGAGGCGCTGAATGTCGAGATCGTCGATTATCACTGA
- a CDS encoding HigA family addiction module antitoxin, whose protein sequence is MVIKRSELDSIDFSDIDTGERIAPVHPGEILRGEFLDPLGMSVNALAKALHVPTPRINDIMLGKRAISADTALRLSRYFGASAQFWLNLQIDYDLRIATAAAGEQIANEIEPLARARRPKLPGTPRARASATALARKVASSVAAVKPRRKP, encoded by the coding sequence ATGGTCATCAAACGCTCCGAGCTGGACAGCATCGACTTTTCGGACATCGACACCGGCGAGCGGATTGCGCCGGTCCATCCGGGAGAGATCCTGCGCGGCGAATTCCTCGACCCGCTCGGCATGTCGGTCAACGCACTGGCAAAGGCCCTGCATGTGCCTACGCCGCGCATCAACGACATCATGCTCGGCAAGCGCGCCATCTCGGCAGACACGGCACTGCGCCTCAGCCGCTATTTCGGTGCGAGCGCGCAGTTCTGGCTCAACCTGCAGATCGACTACGACCTGCGTATCGCCACCGCAGCAGCCGGCGAGCAGATCGCCAACGAGATCGAACCGCTCGCCAGAGCGCGGCGCCCGAAGCTGCCCGGAACGCCGCGCGCTCGCGCAAGCGCTACCGCTCTGGCTAGAAAGGTCGCCAGCAGCGTGGCTGCGGTCAAACCTCGGCGCAAGCCCTGA
- a CDS encoding class 1 fructose-bisphosphatase codes for MALQRRTTLTKYLIEQQRETNNLPADLRLLIEVVARACKAISYHVSKGALGDALGTAGSENVQGEVQKKLDILSNDILLEANEWGGNLAGMASEEMEKFSPIPANYPKGEYLLVFDPLDGSSNIDVNVSIGTIFSVLRCPDGQQPTEQSFLQPGTQQVAAGYAVYGPQTVLVLTTGNGVNCFTLDRELGSWVLTQSDMSIPVETREFAINASNERHWYPPVEQYVGELKAGQDGPRQADFNMRWIASMVADVHRILNRGGIFMYPADKRTPDKPGKLRLMYEANPMAFIVEQAGGAATNGEKRILDIVPKSLHERVAVFLGSKNEVDRVTRYHRETKN; via the coding sequence ATGGCTTTGCAACGTCGTACCACTCTTACGAAGTACCTGATCGAGCAGCAGCGTGAGACCAATAACCTGCCGGCGGATCTGCGGCTCCTGATCGAAGTCGTTGCGCGGGCGTGCAAGGCGATCAGCTACCACGTCAGCAAGGGCGCACTGGGCGATGCGCTCGGCACCGCGGGCAGCGAGAACGTTCAGGGCGAGGTGCAGAAGAAGCTCGACATCCTGTCCAACGACATCCTGCTCGAAGCGAACGAATGGGGCGGCAACCTCGCCGGCATGGCGTCCGAAGAAATGGAGAAGTTCTCGCCGATTCCGGCCAACTATCCGAAGGGTGAATATCTGCTGGTGTTCGATCCGCTGGACGGCTCGTCGAATATCGACGTGAACGTGTCGATCGGCACCATCTTCTCCGTGCTGCGGTGCCCGGACGGTCAGCAGCCGACCGAACAGTCGTTCCTGCAACCGGGCACCCAGCAGGTTGCCGCCGGCTACGCCGTCTACGGTCCGCAAACCGTGCTGGTGCTCACCACCGGCAACGGCGTGAACTGTTTTACGCTGGACCGAGAACTGGGTTCGTGGGTGCTCACGCAGAGCGACATGAGCATTCCGGTCGAAACGCGCGAATTTGCCATCAACGCGTCGAACGAGCGCCACTGGTACCCGCCCGTCGAACAGTATGTCGGCGAGCTGAAGGCCGGCCAGGACGGCCCGCGTCAGGCCGACTTCAATATGCGCTGGATCGCCTCGATGGTTGCCGACGTGCACCGTATCCTGAACCGCGGCGGCATCTTCATGTACCCGGCCGACAAGCGCACGCCGGACAAGCCGGGCAAGCTGCGCCTGATGTACGAGGCCAATCCCATGGCGTTCATCGTCGAACAGGCGGGCGGCGCCGCGACCAATGGCGAGAAACGCATTCTGGATATCGTCCCGAAGAGCCTGCACGAGCGCGTGGCGGTGTTCCTCGGCTCGAAGAACGAGGTGGATCGCGTCACCCGCTACCATCGCGAAACAAAAAATTGA